From Hippoglossus hippoglossus isolate fHipHip1 chromosome 14, fHipHip1.pri, whole genome shotgun sequence:
TATCCTcctttgttctttgtttgtacttttatttgCAGAATAcaagtttgtatttttagtCTTACGCGCTTTATGAAGAGTACAGTACATAACAAGTTCTCTCTATAAGTTTTTTACATCTCCCAATAAATGTAcattcacaaaatgaaaacaattcaatgtattttgtatttgtaaattaGTGATGCTACACTGTTTATTTATGTCACCTTTTACAATTTTAACATGCACATAAAACGAAAATCCAAAcccaaattaaataaaaaatacattttataggAATTCTTATTTTGTAATGTAGCTAATATGTGAATTTAGCATCTTATTGTTTTCTTAAATAAGTGTCAAATTCATTGTTGTATTAACTATGTATTGATAAactattatattttaaaatgtcctgTTAATCATTTTTTGAAGTGCATGAAAGttggatttatttaatttgtggaTTGTTCTATAACTGAATGAAGTACCAGTCTCCAAAGcgtcatatttacatttacaatcaCTGATATAGAAGCCATTTCATTCCACAGTTCTTACAAATACTTCCTGTTCAGCTTCTGGCAGTGATATCGTAAGAATCGAAAAGGAAATAGGTTAACACTGGTAGTTGTACATTCACTCTCATTCACACGAATGGCTATAAACAACTCAGATGGTAAACTGTGCTAGAAGTTAGTGCAGCGCAAGAAGTAGCTGTTCCTCAATACACGGTACAACCTCCCGGTCCTCAGGTCATACTCAAACATGTAGGGTCCACTGTAGATGTATGTAAAACCTGCAGAACAGAGGCTCAATGTTAATGTCTGTGATGGGAATAGTTTAGTTAAATGCATGCATGGCTTCAATAGTGAGAGAAAATTGATGCCAAACTGATAACTGGAGACTATGGGTCAGACTATTACTTGGCTGAGGGGGTTTCCTTGAGTCATTGTAATGAGATTACCAGGCAACTGATGGAAACCCTATTTTGCTATGGCACTttgtaaaaccacaacttgtAATTTTTCACacttttgattaaaaaaacaaaaacaaaaacatatgacATCATCAAGAGGGAGCTTTAGAGGTAGTAATAGACGTCTCAAGGTAGATAAAATAACTTGTTGCTCAATGCACAGATGTGTGAGTGGTATTGGTCTTCTCATCAACATTGAGCTGGTGCATGAACcaagaaaacatcaaacattttgAGGATTGCTGTTTGTCTGGCAAACTGGGAACATCTTGTCATTTCTCTACTCACCTCTGTACTGGAAAGCTGCAGTCACCTTTTTCAGTCCAGAGAAGGTCTGATCAACACGTTTGGGGAATCCTCGGTCCATAGTCTTCCTGACCTCATCATAACTGCAGAAACAGGCAATAATTAGATGCATTCAATAAGGGTAAGGGGTAAAGAATTAATTATTGTTAAATCAGGAAATTATTTATACTCTGTACACACCTGTAGTAATATTCGCCTGAAAAGAACAGAGTTTTGCCAGATTGTACGTCATAGAGGGCTGCATCGATTTTCTTCACCCATCTTGGCAGACCAATACTGGTAAGTCTTTTGGGATAGCCCCGCACTGGATTATAGCCACTAAAGGCCCACACTTTGCGACCTGTAGGAACGAAAAAGTTAAAAACGTTGGtatctttgaaataaaatagaatCAGATTTGTGTCGTCTGACACAGAGGACACGTacctttaaagaaaaagattCTGTCTGACTGCCGGCTCTCATAAGCAGCGTCGATGTTGTTGGGGGCACTGGACCAGAAGTTTGTGATGAGGCTTTGCTGAGGTGTCCTGCTCTGAGGGTAGCTACGCCAGAAGAAGCTGTAAACACAAGTGTTCTGTTAAGAAACAATCAAAATAGAGATTTGGATGTTGTATCATTCTGGTGGACAAAATGTTTGATACCTGTCTTTGAAGAAGAACATCTCTCCTCTCAGGGTGGTGACAGAATCCAATACCATAGTAGAATCACAGGCGTCAGGGGTGGTTGGGGCAGTAGGTTCAGAAGGATCCTTTTTAGGATTTGGACCTGGAATTGAAACAAGATGAGCTGCTGAGTATTTAGAAAGCCCTGCATCACATTgcataaaacattaaatgcatCACAACGGATTGTGCAAGAGATCTGCAGAGTGCTGGTTGTGCAAACAGGAAGCAATTATCCAGCAATCAGTACTAACCATAGAGAGACTGGATGCCTTTGACATCATCACGGGGCAGAACGAAGGTGTCAGGgtttctgtatgtgtatgtagGGTACATGAGGGCACCAGGATCATCAGAGTGAGACAAGCCCAGGGAGTGGCCGAATTCATGGGCAGCTACCATGAAGAGGACATAGCCTA
This genomic window contains:
- the LOC117774303 gene encoding collagenase 3-like → MRSSTVCLLLSLAVAVYCVPVAEITVQDESLAESYLKTFFNLTEEQGPVSRRGISPVTKKLSEMQRFFGLQITGTLDTDTISMMKKPRCGVPDGNIARFSTFGSNLKWEKNSLTYRIENYTPDMSRSEVDNSMEKALQVWAKVTPLRFTRIYSGTADIMISFGRRSHGDYYPFDGRDGTLAHAFAPSPGIGGDAHFDDDETFTFRSNAGYVLFMVAAHEFGHSLGLSHSDDPGALMYPTYTYRNPDTFVLPRDDVKGIQSLYGPNPKKDPSEPTAPTTPDACDSTMVLDSVTTLRGEMFFFKDSFFWRSYPQSRTPQQSLITNFWSSAPNNIDAAYESRQSDRIFFFKGRKVWAFSGYNPVRGYPKRLTSIGLPRWVKKIDAALYDVQSGKTLFFSGEYYYSYDEVRKTMDRGFPKRVDQTFSGLKKVTAAFQYRGFTYIYSGPYMFEYDLRTGRLYRVLRNSYFLRCTNF